The proteins below come from a single Tenuifilum thalassicum genomic window:
- a CDS encoding DUF5675 family protein, whose amino-acid sequence MDYPTSPALADRYTHLLKPQWDQIHNPQSTTGLFDGMEEGAMFETLFIPIMIDYINQIRKGNGDKLKEISMKIATGLAEATDIELGGKLFSYLKVSTTGFNIFQDKESTATLTTSTGSNVTLPGERPRYSIDPSESSKTTYTKNNVNYVKYQFHELQTKKNPPPYADTKEPTGTMRIEIVVKKNERMEFEKYLYNLKASDTIRIYITRTSTGINSTVGTLKTDDGVISGYTVELPRGNDSECKTPCGDNTIPYDCYCIAEGIYNFEINTKVYKVNSPKNYSLRITSAVPDGRSGVLVHAGRDDAKGWSMGCILPMPNEPNKDLNYEDRFKLGRNNTIEESLDFTKEILDWVRLREAEIKERNKGIEKVVKQVIITKTI is encoded by the coding sequence ATGGACTACCCAACCTCCCCGGCGCTTGCCGACAGGTACACCCACCTGCTCAAACCCCAATGGGATCAAATACACAACCCCCAGTCCACCACCGGGCTGTTCGACGGCATGGAGGAGGGGGCGATGTTTGAGACTCTATTTATTCCAATAATGATTGACTATATTAACCAGATAAGAAAAGGCAATGGAGATAAATTGAAAGAAATATCCATGAAAATAGCAACTGGACTAGCAGAAGCAACAGATATAGAGCTAGGAGGAAAGCTGTTCAGCTATTTAAAAGTGAGCACAACTGGTTTTAATATTTTTCAGGATAAAGAGTCAACTGCTACATTAACTACAAGTACAGGTAGTAATGTAACACTACCCGGTGAAAGACCAAGGTATAGCATTGATCCTTCTGAATCAAGTAAAACTACATATACAAAAAATAATGTTAACTATGTTAAGTATCAATTTCATGAACTTCAGACTAAGAAAAATCCACCACCCTACGCCGATACAAAGGAGCCAACAGGAACCATGAGGATTGAAATTGTTGTGAAAAAAAATGAACGAATGGAGTTTGAAAAGTATTTGTATAACTTAAAGGCAAGCGATACTATTAGGATTTATATAACAAGAACAAGTACAGGTATAAATTCAACTGTGGGCACATTAAAAACCGATGATGGAGTAATAAGTGGTTACACAGTAGAATTACCCAGGGGGAATGATAGCGAGTGTAAAACGCCCTGTGGTGATAATACAATACCTTACGATTGCTATTGTATAGCTGAAGGAATATATAATTTCGAAATAAACACAAAAGTATACAAAGTAAATAGCCCTAAAAACTATTCATTGCGAATAACATCAGCAGTACCTGATGGCAGATCAGGGGTTCTGGTACATGCTGGACGTGACGATGCAAAGGGATGGTCAATGGGGTGTATTTTGCCTATGCCAAATGAACCTAATAAGGATTTGAATTATGAAGATAGATTTAAATTAGGAAGGAACAATACAATTGAGGAATCATTAGATTTTACAAAAGAAATATTAGATTGGGTAAGACTGCGTGAAGCAGAAATAAAGGAAAGGAACAAAGGTATTGAGAAGGTTGTTAAACAAGTTATAATAACAAAAACAATTTAA